The proteins below come from a single Fusobacterium nucleatum genomic window:
- a CDS encoding autotransporter-associated N-terminal domain-containing protein has translation MGNNNLYKIENTLRSIAKRCKTVKYSLGLAILFLMLGGSAFSEEINNESTQNTILTREEIASSKENLKNSVGNLQSKVDSARAENEKTLKGLRLELIQLMEQGDQVVKSPWASWQFGLNYMYSKWNGAYKGKGDKAEKYPFEGVFTRSTNFFERVVSPLSEKYEELVTSTNPYDASSNARNGLGSGYGLASTEEKQEPIVTIEINAAIKPKSIQKNPISLDFIPPKAPTVTEPDINQALAPSLSLPEPKAPSKQISIVKPNASPFTGFFFNANNNDINLKTTTDHTSLTVENFKDVDSKTLYAGIDPNSVRLDPKNGRPALKTGAYEGNNFSGSLITEHAKRPTNILYRSGSKLSNLTFFVRGYFGDGSDGYIDAGSGHSGGSDTLGGPTLGTIGVHTLLDTKVENVKAYLYGRAGFLTSETWRNGKVKMTNTKVDVYGKENSVFYIMPSAWGTISEGYTSAGRRNYYIGSLEGTTNVNLYGSGNNVYLSTGISGARWIQNDGDINSYGASNIVYSGMSYVPNWEHTYYQETYYNTAAHKKMQSRIQLSKINLLGDENVGLFFGSKMSGNEPKSWETHHRNAEDGKGYIRKASYIGIYQGEIDIAAKIGTSTPTSEGKLNKTGYTDATVDGAVGVFVQSGQRTGISPTRDLGVPHNKPGYAQLPADQFDSDYQRLASLDKDKIHNLEISRINIHFGKYSKNGFMVISKLGSVVDIGKATTHHYITNSSASFTDGINGASTTEDEAATGTVVTYAEGVWKQSEHKLGTTQKYLDDNNNKVAGSTAAALEGKSSEINVHIPLVMTAKEGIAYMGDNKGIVNAKGKTTAVNYGAIIGFARNQGKVTIDGEVEAVDKNTTSDDNKFKNIAAFAESGGQVDINGKVTINGIGAFAKGANSKAHLLSGNDIINAGTVGGMVATEGGYARLDGGTINITKDNSRLFYADATGRIDFTKDTTINMSKGIILPQEENNASYYNDKTMNEKGSTPTKYNGMKWVTINLLSDDVVLKTVNNHAPETWNGSTDFESGIQSIMKYKKLEKNGHTYKVYYTNGEFKVAHNVDLDNKLDVFNSIIMGNEKVTINSGISVTSNAGKGLSQGSIKDTVDNSKTAYINNGTINIGGANSSSTGIRVNHGTIENNSLVKMNDGIGLYGTNGSKITNKANGVIDITSSSNYGVGISAFLSGKTAQDYGTDKLISKLVATSGGNLSSTIKTIDITNEGKIKIAGKGIGIYANNNVVDPAYPHHNFNNHVTKENAVVNNKASLELGDESIGILTKKATINLTGTGTNDISVGKKGIGVYAKDSRINLLTDYGFQIKDNGVGVYAENTDTSTGTINVRYIGSATEAGTGAYFKGTNTTNKLNINVENVSNTTKGMIGIYSKDGNFTNEGNITIKNTNTLGFGILASNSNITNKGNISLEDSLNPTKPNIGMYTAGTDILKNIGKITVGKNGIGIYGKDFSNGDSATHPNSIIETGENGIGVYTANGNGYLESGSINVGKDGVGVYVAGSNGTITAKNPFKMNLGDGSTGNNKGSFGFVNVGTNNKIYSDISNVILKNNSVYIYSKDTSGTSTNPQVVNNTNITATGNNNYGLYSAGYVVNKGNINLQAGTGNVGVYSIKGGTIENRNSTITVGGSVPGEDEYGLGMAAGYTWTKKDLEKPISQRPEQTTGNIINRGTINVNGEYSIGMYGSGNGTTVVNHGNINLNKNNTTGIYLTDKAVGHNYGTITNTTGVRNVTAIVVKNGARFVNESTGVVRLNAANALGVLRSADEGESLGVFENYGTFEIKGEGAENQKTPSGPKALNKTVGNVSIDVPAGATEGTIKVGGQVKVPELVDTKKLTLEETQVSSIGMYINTSGTKFTKPITGLNALSRLKRADLIIGVEATESTNSKYIRIGDNILKPYNESILNNPQIEKWNIYSGSLTWMANIAQNQSNGTIKNAYLAKIPYTHWAGNQSSPVDKKDTYNFLDGLEQRYGVEALGSRENELFQKLNKIGKNEQILFFQATDEMMGHQYANVQQRIQSTGNILDEEFDYLRDEWRTASKDSNKVKVFGTNGEYKTDTAGVIDYKYHAYGVAYVHENEDIKLGRGTGWYTGIVHNTFKFKDIGNSKEQMLQAKVGLLKSVPFDDNNSLNWTISGDIFVGHNTMHRKFLVVDEIFNAKSKYYTYGIGVKNEIGKEFRLSEGFILRPYAALKLEYGRVSKIREKSGEIKLEVKQNHYFSVKPEIGAELGFKHYFGMKALKTTLGVAYENELGRVANGKNKARVVDTAADWFNIRGEKEDRKGNVKFDLNVGLDNTRFGVTANVGYDTKGKNIRSGLGLRVIF, from the coding sequence ATGGGAAATAATAATCTATATAAGATTGAAAATACCTTGCGTTCAATAGCAAAAAGATGTAAGACAGTAAAGTACTCACTAGGTTTAGCAATACTATTTTTGATGTTGGGAGGGAGTGCATTTTCAGAAGAAATAAATAATGAAAGCACTCAAAATACAATCCTTACAAGAGAGGAAATAGCTTCATCAAAAGAAAATCTAAAAAATTCAGTAGGAAATCTACAATCAAAAGTAGACTCTGCAAGAGCAGAAAATGAAAAAACATTAAAAGGATTAAGATTAGAATTAATTCAATTAATGGAACAAGGGGATCAAGTGGTAAAATCTCCTTGGGCTTCATGGCAATTTGGATTAAACTATATGTATAGCAAATGGAATGGTGCATATAAGGGTAAAGGGGATAAGGCTGAAAAATATCCATTTGAAGGAGTATTCACAAGAAGTACAAATTTTTTTGAAAGAGTTGTATCTCCTTTAAGTGAAAAATATGAAGAATTAGTTACTTCTACAAATCCTTATGACGCTTCTTCTAATGCTAGAAATGGGTTAGGTTCAGGATATGGTTTAGCAAGTACAGAAGAAAAACAAGAACCAATAGTTACAATAGAAATCAATGCTGCAATAAAACCAAAGAGTATACAAAAGAACCCTATTTCTTTGGATTTTATACCACCAAAAGCGCCAACTGTGACTGAACCAGATATTAATCAGGCACTAGCACCAAGTTTGAGTTTACCAGAACCAAAAGCTCCTAGTAAACAAATAAGTATTGTAAAACCAAATGCAAGTCCATTTACTGGATTTTTCTTTAATGCTAATAATAATGATATTAACTTAAAAACTACTACTGATCACACATCTCTTACTGTTGAAAACTTTAAAGATGTAGATAGTAAAACTTTATATGCAGGGATAGATCCAAATTCTGTAAGATTAGATCCTAAAAATGGAAGACCTGCATTAAAAACAGGAGCATATGAAGGAAATAATTTTTCAGGAAGTCTAATCACTGAACACGCTAAGCGTCCGACAAATATCTTGTATAGAAGTGGTTCTAAATTAAGTAATTTAACATTTTTTGTTAGAGGGTATTTTGGAGATGGTTCTGATGGATATATAGATGCTGGTAGTGGACACTCAGGGGGTTCTGATACATTAGGAGGACCGACATTAGGAACAATAGGTGTTCATACTCTGTTAGATACTAAAGTTGAAAATGTAAAAGCATACTTATATGGAAGAGCAGGATTTTTAACTTCTGAAACATGGAGAAATGGAAAAGTAAAAATGACAAATACAAAAGTTGATGTATATGGAAAAGAAAATTCGGTTTTCTATATTATGCCATCAGCTTGGGGAACAATTTCAGAAGGATATACTTCTGCTGGAAGAAGAAATTATTATATAGGTTCGTTAGAAGGAACAACAAATGTTAATTTATATGGTTCAGGAAATAATGTATACTTATCTACTGGAATTTCAGGTGCAAGATGGATACAAAATGATGGAGATATAAATTCTTATGGAGCTTCAAATATTGTATATTCAGGAATGAGCTATGTTCCAAACTGGGAACACACTTATTATCAAGAAACATATTACAATACAGCTGCTCATAAAAAAATGCAGTCTAGGATACAATTATCTAAAATTAATCTTTTAGGAGATGAAAATGTAGGACTATTTTTTGGTAGTAAAATGAGCGGAAATGAACCAAAATCTTGGGAAACACATCATAGAAATGCAGAAGATGGTAAAGGATACATTAGAAAAGCTTCATATATAGGAATTTATCAAGGTGAAATAGATATAGCTGCTAAAATTGGGACAAGTACCCCAACTTCAGAAGGAAAACTTAATAAAACAGGTTATACAGATGCAACAGTAGATGGTGCTGTTGGAGTTTTTGTGCAATCTGGGCAAAGAACAGGAATTAGTCCAACAAGAGATTTAGGTGTTCCTCATAATAAACCTGGTTATGCACAGTTACCAGCAGATCAATTTGATAGTGATTATCAAAGACTTGCTTCTTTAGATAAAGATAAAATACATAATTTAGAAATTAGTAGGATAAATATTCACTTTGGGAAATATTCTAAAAATGGATTTATGGTAATTTCTAAATTAGGAAGTGTTGTTGATATAGGAAAAGCAACTACACATCATTATATAACAAATTCTTCAGCTTCATTTACAGATGGAATTAATGGAGCAAGTACCACAGAAGATGAAGCAGCTACTGGAACAGTAGTCACTTATGCAGAAGGAGTTTGGAAACAATCAGAACATAAGTTGGGAACAACACAAAAATATTTAGATGATAATAATAATAAAGTAGCAGGGTCAACAGCAGCTGCATTAGAAGGAAAATCTTCTGAAATTAATGTACATATTCCTTTGGTTATGACTGCCAAAGAAGGTATAGCATATATGGGAGATAACAAAGGTATAGTCAATGCAAAAGGTAAAACAACAGCTGTAAACTATGGAGCTATTATAGGATTTGCAAGAAATCAAGGAAAAGTTACTATAGATGGAGAAGTTGAAGCAGTAGATAAAAATACAACTTCTGATGATAATAAATTTAAAAATATAGCAGCTTTTGCTGAATCTGGAGGACAGGTTGATATTAATGGAAAAGTAACTATAAATGGAATAGGAGCTTTTGCAAAAGGGGCAAATTCAAAAGCACACTTATTAAGTGGAAATGATATTATTAATGCAGGAACTGTTGGAGGAATGGTTGCAACAGAAGGTGGTTATGCGAGATTAGATGGAGGAACTATCAATATTACAAAAGATAATTCTAGACTTTTCTATGCAGATGCAACAGGAAGAATTGATTTTACAAAAGATACTACTATCAATATGTCAAAAGGTATAATACTTCCACAAGAAGAAAATAATGCTTCTTACTATAATGATAAAACTATGAATGAAAAAGGTTCTACTCCAACAAAATATAATGGAATGAAATGGGTAACTATAAATCTTCTAAGTGATGATGTTGTTTTAAAGACAGTAAATAACCATGCTCCTGAAACTTGGAATGGAAGTACAGATTTTGAAAGTGGAATTCAAAGTATTATGAAGTATAAAAAACTTGAAAAAAATGGACATACATATAAAGTGTACTATACTAATGGTGAATTTAAAGTTGCTCATAATGTAGATTTAGATAATAAATTAGATGTATTCAATAGTATAATTATGGGAAATGAAAAAGTAACTATTAATAGTGGAATTTCAGTTACTTCTAATGCAGGTAAGGGATTAAGCCAAGGTTCTATAAAAGATACAGTTGATAATAGTAAAACTGCATACATCAATAATGGAACAATAAATATCGGTGGAGCAAATTCTAGCTCTACTGGGATTAGAGTTAATCATGGAACTATTGAAAATAATAGTTTAGTTAAAATGAATGATGGTATAGGATTGTATGGAACTAATGGAAGTAAAATTACTAATAAAGCAAATGGAGTAATTGATATAACATCTTCATCTAACTATGGAGTAGGAATATCTGCTTTTCTTTCAGGAAAAACTGCTCAAGACTATGGAACAGATAAATTAATTAGTAAATTAGTAGCAACTAGTGGAGGAAATTTATCTTCTACAATAAAAACAATAGATATTACAAATGAAGGAAAAATTAAAATAGCTGGAAAGGGAATAGGAATTTATGCAAATAATAATGTTGTAGATCCAGCATATCCACATCATAATTTTAATAATCATGTTACAAAAGAAAATGCAGTGGTAAATAATAAAGCTTCATTAGAATTAGGTGATGAAAGTATTGGAATTCTTACTAAGAAAGCAACTATTAATTTAACAGGAACTGGAACAAATGATATTTCTGTTGGTAAAAAAGGAATAGGAGTTTATGCAAAAGATTCTAGAATAAATCTTTTGACAGATTATGGTTTCCAAATAAAAGATAATGGAGTGGGAGTTTATGCTGAGAATACTGATACTTCAACAGGAACAATAAATGTAAGATATATAGGTTCAGCAACAGAAGCAGGAACAGGAGCATATTTTAAAGGAACAAATACAACAAATAAATTAAATATTAATGTAGAAAATGTTTCAAATACTACAAAAGGAATGATAGGAATCTATTCAAAAGATGGAAATTTTACAAATGAAGGAAATATTACAATAAAAAATACAAATACATTAGGTTTTGGTATTTTAGCATCTAACTCTAATATAACAAATAAAGGTAATATTAGTTTAGAAGATTCTTTAAATCCCACAAAACCAAATATTGGAATGTATACAGCAGGTACAGATATTTTGAAAAATATAGGAAAAATAACTGTTGGTAAAAATGGAATAGGAATTTATGGTAAAGATTTTTCTAATGGAGATTCAGCAACTCATCCAAATAGTATTATTGAAACAGGAGAAAATGGAATAGGTGTCTATACAGCAAATGGAAATGGATACCTTGAATCTGGAAGTATAAATGTTGGAAAAGATGGAGTAGGAGTATATGTTGCTGGAAGCAATGGTACTATAACAGCAAAAAATCCATTTAAAATGAATCTTGGAGATGGTTCAACTGGAAATAATAAAGGTTCTTTTGGATTTGTTAATGTAGGAACAAATAATAAAATTTACAGTGATATTTCAAATGTTATTTTGAAAAATAATTCAGTATATATCTACTCAAAAGATACAAGTGGAACTTCAACTAATCCACAAGTTGTAAATAATACAAATATAACAGCAACAGGAAACAATAACTATGGTTTGTATTCAGCTGGATATGTTGTAAATAAAGGAAATATTAATTTACAAGCAGGAACTGGAAATGTTGGAGTGTATAGTATTAAAGGTGGAACTATTGAAAATAGAAATAGTACAATCACAGTAGGAGGCTCTGTTCCAGGTGAAGATGAATATGGACTTGGAATGGCAGCAGGTTATACTTGGACAAAGAAAGATTTAGAAAAACCTATTTCACAAAGACCAGAACAAACTACTGGAAATATAATTAATAGAGGAACTATTAATGTAAATGGTGAATATAGTATAGGTATGTATGGTAGTGGAAATGGAACAACAGTAGTAAATCATGGGAATATCAACTTAAATAAAAATAATACTACTGGAATATATTTGACAGATAAAGCAGTTGGTCATAACTATGGAACAATAACAAATACAACTGGTGTAAGAAATGTAACAGCTATTGTTGTAAAAAATGGAGCAAGATTTGTAAATGAATCAACAGGAGTAGTTAGATTAAATGCTGCAAATGCTTTGGGTGTATTAAGAAGTGCTGATGAAGGAGAAAGTTTAGGAGTTTTTGAAAACTATGGAACTTTTGAAATTAAAGGAGAAGGTGCAGAAAATCAAAAAACTCCAAGTGGACCTAAGGCTTTAAATAAAACAGTAGGAAATGTTTCTATTGATGTTCCAGCAGGTGCAACAGAAGGAACAATCAAAGTTGGAGGACAAGTTAAAGTTCCAGAACTTGTAGATACTAAAAAACTTACACTTGAAGAAACACAAGTGTCTTCTATTGGTATGTATATAAATACATCAGGAACTAAATTTACAAAACCAATTACAGGATTGAATGCTTTAAGTAGATTAAAAAGAGCTGATTTAATTATTGGAGTGGAAGCAACAGAATCTACAAATAGTAAATATATTAGAATAGGAGATAATATTTTAAAACCATATAATGAGTCAATTTTAAATAATCCACAAATAGAAAAATGGAATATTTATTCAGGTTCACTTACTTGGATGGCTAATATAGCTCAAAATCAATCTAATGGAACAATAAAAAATGCTTATTTAGCAAAAATACCATATACTCATTGGGCAGGAAATCAATCAAGCCCAGTTGATAAGAAAGATACATATAATTTCTTAGATGGATTGGAACAAAGATATGGTGTAGAAGCATTAGGAAGTAGAGAAAATGAATTATTCCAAAAACTAAACAAAATAGGTAAGAATGAACAAATTTTATTCTTCCAAGCAACAGATGAAATGATGGGGCACCAATATGCAAATGTTCAACAAAGAATACAATCAACAGGAAATATCTTAGATGAGGAATTTGATTATTTAAGAGATGAATGGAGAACAGCTTCAAAGGATTCAAATAAAGTAAAAGTATTTGGAACTAATGGAGAATATAAGACAGATACAGCTGGAGTAATAGATTATAAATATCATGCTTATGGTGTAGCTTATGTACATGAAAATGAAGATATCAAACTTGGAAGAGGAACTGGATGGTATACAGGTATAGTTCATAATACATTTAAGTTTAAAGATATAGGAAATTCAAAAGAACAAATGTTACAAGCAAAAGTAGGATTATTAAAATCAGTACCATTTGATGATAATAATAGCTTGAATTGGACAATATCAGGAGATATCTTTGTAGGACATAATACAATGCATAGAAAATTCTTAGTAGTAGATGAAATATTTAATGCAAAATCTAAATACTATACTTATGGAATAGGAGTGAAGAATGAAATAGGAAAAGAATTTAGATTAAGCGAAGGGTTTATATTAAGACCATATGCTGCATTAAAACTAGAATATGGAAGAGTAAGTAAGATAAGAGAAAAATCAGGAGAAATTAAGTTAGAAGTAAAACAAAATCATTACTTCTCAGTAAAACCAGAAATAGGAGCAGAATTAGGATTTAAACACTACTTTGGAATGAAAGCACTAAAGACAACACTTGGAGTAGCTTATGAAAATGAGTTAGGCAGAGTGGCAAATGGAAAGAATAAAGCAAGAGTAGTAGACACAGCAGCAGATTGGTTCAACATAAGAGGAGAAAAAGAAGATAGAAAAGGTAATGTAAAATTTGACTTAAATGTTGGATTGGATAATACAAGATTTGGAGTAACTGCAAATGTAGGATATGATACAAAAGGTAAAAATATAAGAAGTGGATTAGGACTAAGAGTTATATTCTAA
- a CDS encoding YfcC family protein, with product MKRKNFEFPTAYTVLFLILILVTVLTHIIPAGKYDRLSYQESTNEFVIEKYGNENITLEATQENLYKLNIKIDVNKFINGTIKKPMAIPNTYVKLDGKSQGLEELIEAPISGIAESIDIIIFVLVLGGIVGIVNKTGTFSIAMKAISQKTKGKEFSLVVISFIFFAAGGTIFGFWEETIPFYAILMPLFLINNFDPLVPMATIFLGSAVGCMFSTVNPFSTIIASNAAGISFNEGLKFRFVALIVFSIISLLYIYRYIKKVKENSDNSLVIEEQKEIREKFLKDYSQENDVKFNWRKKIILFLFIFQFVVMIWGVSSLGWWFQEVAAMFFGIAIIIMLLSGLSEKEAVNGFISGASEVVGVTLIIGLARAINIIMENGMISDTLLFYSSNVVAEMGKGLFAIVMLFVFAFLGIFIPSTSGLAVLSMPILAPLADTVGLSRAVVVDAFTWGQGIILFITPTGLIFVVLQIVGIPYNKWLKFVIPLLMFIAILVIIILYVMSVFFR from the coding sequence GTGAAAAGGAAAAATTTTGAATTTCCAACAGCATACACAGTATTATTTTTAATTTTAATTTTAGTGACAGTATTAACACATATTATACCAGCAGGGAAATATGATAGGTTGTCCTACCAAGAGAGTACTAATGAGTTTGTAATAGAAAAATATGGAAATGAAAATATAACTTTAGAAGCAACACAAGAAAATTTATATAAATTAAATATTAAAATAGATGTAAATAAATTCATAAATGGTACAATTAAAAAACCTATGGCTATTCCTAATACCTATGTTAAGTTAGATGGGAAATCACAAGGTTTAGAAGAATTAATAGAAGCACCAATTTCAGGTATAGCCGAATCAATAGATATAATAATATTTGTTCTTGTATTAGGAGGTATAGTTGGTATAGTAAATAAGACAGGAACATTTAGTATAGCAATGAAAGCTATTTCACAAAAGACAAAAGGAAAGGAATTTTCACTTGTTGTAATAAGTTTTATCTTCTTTGCAGCAGGAGGAACAATATTTGGATTTTGGGAAGAAACAATACCTTTCTATGCAATATTAATGCCATTATTTCTAATAAATAATTTTGATCCATTAGTTCCAATGGCAACTATATTCCTAGGCTCAGCAGTAGGTTGTATGTTTTCAACAGTGAATCCTTTTTCAACTATAATTGCTTCAAATGCAGCAGGAATATCTTTTAATGAGGGATTAAAGTTTAGATTTGTAGCTTTAATAGTATTTTCAATAATATCATTGCTATATATTTATAGATATATAAAAAAAGTTAAGGAAAATTCAGATAACTCACTTGTTATAGAAGAACAAAAAGAAATTAGAGAAAAATTTTTAAAGGATTATAGCCAAGAAAATGATGTTAAATTTAATTGGAGAAAAAAAATAATATTATTTTTATTTATTTTTCAATTTGTAGTTATGATTTGGGGTGTATCTTCATTAGGTTGGTGGTTTCAAGAAGTGGCAGCAATGTTCTTTGGAATTGCAATAATTATTATGCTTTTGTCAGGACTTAGTGAAAAAGAAGCAGTAAATGGTTTTATCTCTGGAGCTTCAGAAGTTGTTGGAGTTACTTTGATTATAGGTTTAGCAAGAGCAATTAATATTATAATGGAAAATGGTATGATTTCAGATACTTTACTTTTCTATTCATCAAATGTAGTTGCAGAAATGGGTAAAGGTTTATTTGCAATAGTAATGTTATTTGTTTTTGCATTTTTGGGAATATTTATTCCATCAACATCAGGCTTAGCGGTGTTATCTATGCCAATACTTGCTCCACTTGCTGATACAGTAGGACTTTCAAGAGCAGTTGTTGTTGATGCTTTCACTTGGGGGCAAGGAATAATATTATTTATAACACCAACAGGTTTAATATTTGTTGTATTACAAATAGTAGGAATACCTTATAATAAATGGCTGAAATTTGTTATACCACTTTTAATGTTTATAGCAATATTAGTAATTATTATTTTATATGTGATGTCAGTATTTTTTAGATAA
- a CDS encoding heavy metal translocating P-type ATPase, which translates to MKKKKEVIIIISTILFVITLFVKMNQTLQLILMLIAYILLGKDTVLKAIKNVEKGDFFDENFLMTVATLGAIMIGEYPEAVAVMLFYEVGELFQSYAINKSRKSIADMMDIKPEYANVIRDNKSQKIDPDEVQIGETIEIKPGERVPLDAIIIKGESTLDTSALTGESIPVEVREGATILSGCININALIIAKVTKEYFDSTVNKVLDLVENAASKKSTSERLITRFAKIYTPIVIGLAILLAILPPVISGEYNFKLWIFRALSFLVVSCPCAFVISIPLSFFSGIGAASRAGVLIKGGNYLEALSKVDTVVLDKTGTLTKGVFNVQKVIVVDKNIKEDKFISLVAMAESGSNHPISKSIQKYYNKEINTNSINSIKEISGKGIEAVIDNKKILVGNEKLINVPKNISIDDIGTILYVEIDNKFTGYIIISDEIKKDSQKAIKGLKNMGIKKTIMLTGDVEKVAKKVGEDLGIDEIYTNLLPQDKVSKFEEIIKNKNSKGNVVFVGDGINDAPVLARADVGIAMGAMGSDAAIEAADVVIMTDEPSKIVTAIKSSKKTMKIAMQNIILAFGVKAIALILSALGITDMWMAVFADTGVTILAVLNSFRALKIENN; encoded by the coding sequence ATGAAGAAGAAAAAGGAAGTAATAATAATTATTTCTACAATATTATTTGTAATAACATTGTTTGTAAAAATGAATCAAACTTTACAACTTATTTTAATGCTAATAGCTTATATCTTACTTGGAAAAGATACTGTTTTAAAAGCTATCAAAAATGTTGAAAAAGGGGACTTTTTTGATGAAAATTTTTTAATGACAGTAGCAACATTAGGAGCTATAATGATAGGAGAGTATCCCGAAGCAGTTGCAGTTATGCTTTTCTATGAAGTTGGAGAGCTATTTCAAAGCTATGCAATCAATAAATCAAGAAAATCTATTGCTGATATGATGGATATTAAACCCGAATATGCAAATGTTATTAGAGATAATAAATCTCAAAAAATTGACCCTGATGAAGTACAAATTGGAGAAACAATAGAAATAAAACCAGGAGAAAGAGTTCCTCTTGATGCTATTATTATAAAAGGAGAGTCCACTCTTGATACTTCAGCTCTTACAGGAGAATCAATCCCTGTTGAAGTGCGAGAGGGAGCAACTATATTAAGTGGTTGTATAAATATAAATGCTTTAATAATAGCAAAAGTTACAAAAGAATACTTTGATTCAACAGTAAATAAAGTTTTGGATTTAGTTGAAAATGCTGCCTCTAAAAAATCAACTTCTGAAAGATTAATAACAAGATTTGCAAAAATATATACACCAATAGTTATAGGTTTAGCAATATTACTTGCTATTTTACCTCCAGTTATAAGTGGAGAATATAATTTTAAACTTTGGATATTTAGAGCCTTATCATTTTTAGTTGTATCTTGCCCTTGTGCTTTTGTAATTTCAATTCCTTTAAGTTTTTTCAGTGGAATAGGAGCTGCTTCAAGAGCAGGAGTTTTAATAAAAGGTGGTAACTATTTAGAAGCTCTATCAAAAGTTGATACAGTAGTTTTAGATAAAACAGGAACATTAACTAAGGGAGTTTTTAATGTTCAAAAAGTTATAGTTGTTGATAAAAATATAAAAGAAGATAAATTTATTTCTCTTGTTGCTATGGCTGAGTCAGGTTCTAACCACCCTATATCAAAATCTATACAAAAATACTATAATAAAGAAATTAACACAAATTCTATAAATAGTATAAAAGAAATTTCTGGTAAAGGTATTGAAGCTGTTATTGATAATAAAAAAATACTTGTGGGAAATGAAAAGCTAATAAATGTTCCAAAAAATATTTCTATTGATGATATAGGAACCATTCTTTATGTTGAAATAGATAATAAATTCACTGGATATATAATTATTTCAGATGAAATAAAAAAAGACTCTCAAAAAGCTATAAAAGGTTTAAAAAATATGGGAATTAAAAAAACTATTATGCTTACTGGTGATGTTGAAAAAGTTGCTAAAAAAGTTGGAGAGGATTTAGGAATTGATGAAATTTATACTAATCTTTTACCTCAGGATAAAGTAAGTAAATTTGAAGAAATTATAAAAAATAAGAATTCAAAAGGCAATGTAGTTTTTGTTGGTGATGGTATAAATGATGCTCCTGTACTTGCAAGAGCTGATGTCGGAATAGCAATGGGAGCTATGGGTTCTGATGCTGCAATAGAAGCTGCTGATGTGGTTATTATGACAGATGAGCCTAGTAAAATTGTAACTGCTATTAAGAGTTCTAAAAAAACAATGAAGATTGCTATGCAAAATATTATCTTAGCTTTTGGAGTAAAAGCTATTGCTCTTATTTTAAGTGCACTAGGAATTACAGATATGTGGATGGCAGTCTTTGCTGATACAGGTGTTACTATACTTGCTGTTTTAAATTCATTTAGAGCTTTAAAAATAGAAAATAATTAA
- a CDS encoding cation transporter: protein MKKVFKLEGLDCAHCAAKIEEKISKLEGVKSVVINFMTTKMTLESIDENFEEIVANVKKLINEIEPDVNMVKA from the coding sequence ATGAAAAAAGTATTTAAGTTAGAAGGATTGGATTGTGCTCACTGTGCAGCAAAAATTGAAGAAAAGATTTCTAAATTAGAAGGTGTAAAATCTGTTGTAATTAATTTTATGACTACTAAAATGACACTTGAAAGTATTGATGAAAATTTTGAAGAAATTGTAGCAAATGTTAAAAAATTAATAAATGAAATTGAACCTGATGTAAATATGGTGAAAGCATAA
- a CDS encoding ArsR/SmtB family transcription factor, which yields MKSTKVVNSCDCDSVNQELVDKVKKKFPEDEILGDLSDFFKVIGDGTRIRILWALDVSEMCVCDIANVLNMTKSAVSHQLRALRDADLVKFRRAGKEILYSLSDNHVKEIFEQGLVHIQEDKKGDE from the coding sequence ATGAAATCAACAAAAGTTGTAAATTCCTGTGATTGTGATAGTGTAAATCAAGAGTTAGTTGATAAAGTAAAAAAGAAATTCCCAGAAGATGAAATTCTTGGAGATTTGTCTGATTTTTTTAAAGTTATAGGAGATGGAACAAGAATTAGGATACTTTGGGCATTAGATGTAAGTGAGATGTGTGTTTGTGATATAGCAAATGTTTTAAATATGACAAAATCTGCTGTATCTCATCAATTAAGAGCTTTAAGAGATGCTGATTTAGTAAAATTTAGAAGAGCTGGAAAAGAGATTCTTTACTCTTTATCAGATAATCATGTAAAAGAAATTTTTGAACAAGGTTTAGTACATATACAAGAAGATAAAAAAGGAGATGAATAG